From a single Solenopsis invicta isolate M01_SB chromosome 4, UNIL_Sinv_3.0, whole genome shotgun sequence genomic region:
- the LOC105195555 gene encoding anamorsin homolog: MTSLVNEGNAVLVVSGSDVPTDDTADFIATIKQRVGDSGKLQITSLSAVKKESHGASTFDVAIAIFKQPCTNEDFLTEALRILKPDGSLVIYEPLSADKKPDTVLTYPERISRLKLSGFKVKDTERKNLDTDPESKNLLLKVYSNVENVCKVSASKPPFEVGSSVPLSFAKKQTNVWKLDDPVDEDLIDEDELLDESDLIKPDASSLKVCATTGKRKACKDCTCGLAEELSGKTAPEGTVKSSCGSCYLGDAFRCASCPYLGMPAFKPGEKVLLPETQLTVDS, translated from the exons ATGACGTCTCTTGTCAACGAGGGAAATGCGGTTCTCGTCGTGTCGGGGAGTGACGTGCCTACGGATGACACGGCAGATTTTATTGCTACTATCAAGCAACGCGTCGGGGATTCTGGCAAATTGCAAATTACGAGTTTGTCAGCTGTGAAGAAGG AAAGTCATGGTGCATCTACATTTGATGTTGCCATTGCTATTTTTAAGCAACCATGCACGAACGAGGACTTTTTAACGGAAGCGTTGAGAATTCTGAAACCCGATGGTTCGCTTGTTATTTATGAACCACTGTCAGCAGACAAAAAGCCAGATACAGTACTTACATATCCCGAAAGGATATCCAGACTAAAGTTGTCTGGCTTTAAAGTAAAAGATACAGAGCGGAAGAACTTGGACACTGATCCAGAGAGTAAAAATCTTTTGCTAAAAGTATATAGCAATGTAGAAAATGTTTGCAAGGTGTCGGCGAGTAAACCACCATTTGAG GTAGGATCCAGTGTTCCCCTTTCATTTGCAAAAAAGCAAACTAATGTATGGAAATTAGATGACCCGGTAGATGAAGATTTAATAGATGAAGATGAACTTTTGGATGAGTCGGATCTTATAAAGCCAGATGCATCATCCTTAAAAG TTTGTGCTACAACGGGCAAACGAAAAGCATGCAAGGACTGTACATGCGGACTCGCGGAAGAATTAAGTGGTAAAACTGCACCAGAAGGCACTGTGAAATCTTCTTGCGGAAGT TGCTACCTAGGAGATGCATTCAGATGTGCTAGTTGTCCTTACCTTGGAATGCCTGCCTTTAAACCCGGAGAGAAAGTACTTTTACCTGAAACTCAGCTAACTGTCGATTCTTGA